A genomic segment from uncultured Alistipes sp. encodes:
- a CDS encoding HigA family addiction module antitoxin, with product MASGIASNIIDNNTMSCDQLFRQKMVFQNQKNTTNLQTNLFAFRIFADEAMKSRIDILKGIHPGKIIGRDLKKRNLSQRSFAASIGEHSQTLNAVITGRRNLTVEMALKIEQAFGYEEGFLLLLQTYYEIAEYKNGQKSRAISGIPAIRRSLFWDTDFDTLDWGRYRESVIARVLERGNDTEKAEIARFYGTTLAALETDSPKNSYRINTTLQND from the coding sequence ATGGCGAGCGGCATTGCTTCCAACATCATCGACAACAACACGATGTCCTGTGACCAACTGTTCAGACAAAAAATGGTCTTCCAAAATCAGAAAAATACAACAAATTTGCAAACAAATCTGTTTGCATTTCGTATATTTGCAGATGAAGCCATGAAAAGCAGAATTGACATATTGAAAGGCATCCATCCGGGCAAGATAATTGGCAGGGATTTGAAGAAACGCAATCTCAGTCAGCGGTCGTTTGCTGCCTCCATCGGAGAACACAGTCAGACGCTCAATGCCGTCATTACGGGGCGACGCAATCTGACGGTCGAAATGGCGTTGAAGATTGAGCAGGCATTCGGATACGAAGAGGGATTCCTGCTGCTGCTTCAGACATACTACGAGATCGCCGAATACAAGAATGGTCAAAAGAGCCGTGCCATATCCGGGATACCGGCAATTCGTCGGTCCCTGTTCTGGGATACTGACTTCGACACACTTGACTGGGGCCGGTACCGCGAGTCGGTCATTGCCCGCGTCCTGGAGCGAGGTAATGACACAGAAAAAGCGGAGATTGCCCGATTCTACGGCACCACTCTCGCGGCCCTCGAAACCGATTCTCCGAAAAACTCATACCGTATAAACACGACATTGCAAAATGACTGA
- a CDS encoding DUF5107 domain-containing protein, whose translation MKRIACAVLSLFVCGTIPAQNGPVKLWEGTLAIPAYRVNPPEKAPLFERDFAYQRAKRGVYPYAMNDNPTDIKTDTVYRALYLENDYLKVCVLPDIGGRLFYATDKTNGYEIFYRQHVIKPANVGMLGAWISGGVEWNVFHHHRATSQFPIDYRLVDNGDGSKTIWVGEIEKRHRMSWAIGMTLYPDRSYIEVKGRFFNNSPDRNSMLHWNNVATHANENYQIVFPENTEFGTFHHKNSFMRWPVPDAPYCDNPDYVGKDVSYWKNPPALMGGSVFVYDLQDDFIAGYDYGRNAGTMLAGNRHINKGGKFWTWGHMNYGHAWDCETLTDEDGPYVELMTAAYSDNQPDYCWINPYEMKEFTAYWYGIRDLQHVNRGNEKATVNMEINPDGRLHLAANVTQIQRNARIVVRRNGKTLYETKADIAPDRPFAIDTQVPGTEVSEPSEVTMYLYDAAGNELISYHPYKLDRTKPLPDPVTPLNPDPKRVANTEELYYLGMRNLQFHNAHVDPNDYFFEVIRRDPRDVRANTQLGIYYRKQGDYAQAKKYLRKALERQTANQTRVSDGESMYNLGLVLKAEGRYEDAVDTLYRAAWDYEYASASYFQLAEISSISGDPVRAMQEARMAVNYNGMNLDAKNLLTTLLRYSGRCEEASALAAEVLSVDPLNYYATHELMKLGQKPKEAFVRLLRDESESYLELGLYYLNNGFYEDAADILSGNEAVSSYPTVAYYRAFLADKKGDKAKAKALFESAESASVDYVYPFRLETVAVYEKALEYLPSSAHTWYYLGNLYFQKQPARAMECWEKAVEIKPDFAMALRNLGWGCRFFKEDYPAAIEWYRKAIDADRDGNAIFLAECDEIMELINAPLKDRYELFAGRERLYEKRYDSETKAIRQRILHGEYEEVLEPLLTRFYSRREHIEDLHDIYVDACMLSGFAAWRSGDYPKGLEYMLMANEYPANHGYAHLEYYARDAQVYYNIGMAYEKVGDPDNARKYFEMAARVEVKDADCIYNYEKGLAMKKLDPQADVNAMFRAIVRNGEAGVTDYVQRFFESFGYGEYPQDVNSRAYYMQGIGYKALGKDAKARECFRKALDQRNDHVWANYYLGKIQ comes from the coding sequence ATGAAAAGAATTGCATGTGCGGTGCTGTCACTTTTTGTCTGTGGTACGATTCCAGCTCAGAACGGACCTGTGAAATTGTGGGAGGGAACCCTCGCCATTCCGGCTTATCGGGTGAATCCTCCCGAGAAAGCGCCTCTTTTTGAACGGGATTTTGCCTATCAACGTGCCAAACGTGGGGTTTATCCCTATGCGATGAATGACAATCCGACCGATATCAAGACCGATACCGTATATCGGGCCTTGTATCTTGAAAACGACTACCTGAAGGTTTGCGTGCTCCCCGACATCGGCGGACGGCTGTTTTACGCCACGGACAAGACGAACGGGTACGAGATCTTCTATCGTCAGCACGTTATCAAACCTGCGAATGTCGGAATGCTCGGGGCCTGGATTTCGGGCGGTGTCGAGTGGAACGTCTTCCATCATCACCGGGCGACCAGCCAGTTTCCGATCGATTACAGGCTGGTAGACAACGGTGACGGTTCCAAGACGATCTGGGTCGGGGAGATTGAAAAGCGCCACCGCATGTCGTGGGCCATTGGCATGACGCTCTATCCCGACAGATCCTATATTGAAGTGAAGGGCCGTTTTTTCAACAACAGCCCCGATCGGAACTCCATGCTCCATTGGAACAACGTTGCGACACACGCCAATGAGAATTATCAGATCGTTTTCCCGGAAAACACCGAATTCGGGACCTTCCATCACAAAAACAGTTTCATGCGATGGCCTGTTCCCGATGCTCCGTATTGCGACAATCCGGACTACGTCGGCAAGGATGTCAGTTATTGGAAGAATCCTCCGGCGCTGATGGGCGGGTCGGTATTCGTATACGACCTTCAGGACGATTTCATCGCGGGTTACGACTATGGCCGGAATGCCGGAACGATGCTGGCCGGGAACCGCCATATCAACAAGGGTGGTAAATTCTGGACCTGGGGGCACATGAATTACGGTCATGCCTGGGATTGCGAGACCTTGACCGATGAGGACGGTCCCTACGTTGAGCTGATGACGGCGGCTTATTCGGACAACCAGCCCGATTACTGTTGGATCAACCCGTATGAGATGAAGGAGTTTACGGCCTATTGGTATGGCATTCGGGACCTGCAGCATGTGAATCGGGGCAATGAGAAGGCCACGGTCAACATGGAGATCAATCCCGACGGACGTCTGCATTTGGCTGCAAATGTTACTCAGATTCAACGGAATGCCCGGATCGTTGTGCGGCGAAACGGGAAGACGTTGTATGAAACGAAGGCCGATATTGCTCCGGACCGTCCCTTTGCCATCGACACCCAGGTGCCGGGAACGGAGGTCTCGGAACCTTCGGAGGTGACGATGTACCTGTACGATGCGGCCGGGAATGAACTGATCAGCTATCATCCGTACAAACTGGACCGGACGAAACCGCTGCCGGATCCGGTCACCCCGCTGAATCCGGACCCGAAGCGGGTTGCCAATACCGAAGAACTCTACTATCTCGGAATGCGGAACCTTCAGTTCCACAACGCCCATGTCGATCCCAACGACTACTTTTTCGAGGTGATACGCCGGGATCCGAGAGACGTACGGGCCAATACCCAGCTTGGCATATATTACCGCAAGCAGGGTGATTATGCCCAAGCCAAAAAATATCTTCGGAAAGCGCTCGAAAGGCAGACCGCCAATCAGACCCGGGTCAGCGACGGCGAATCGATGTACAATCTGGGGTTGGTCCTGAAGGCGGAAGGACGTTACGAGGATGCCGTCGATACGTTATACCGAGCGGCCTGGGATTATGAGTATGCCTCGGCGTCCTATTTCCAACTGGCGGAGATTTCGTCCATTTCGGGTGATCCGGTCCGGGCGATGCAGGAGGCACGGATGGCTGTCAACTACAACGGCATGAATCTGGATGCCAAAAATCTGCTGACGACCTTGTTGCGATACAGCGGCCGGTGTGAAGAGGCATCCGCACTTGCCGCCGAGGTGCTTTCGGTGGACCCGCTTAACTACTATGCCACCCATGAGCTGATGAAACTGGGGCAGAAGCCGAAAGAGGCCTTTGTCCGCTTGCTTCGGGATGAAAGCGAGTCCTATCTGGAACTCGGACTGTATTATTTGAACAATGGCTTTTACGAGGACGCGGCCGACATCCTGTCCGGCAACGAGGCGGTCTCCTCCTATCCGACCGTTGCCTATTACCGGGCGTTTTTGGCCGACAAAAAGGGCGATAAGGCGAAGGCGAAGGCTCTGTTCGAAAGTGCGGAATCCGCCTCCGTGGATTATGTCTATCCGTTCCGGCTGGAGACCGTTGCGGTGTATGAAAAGGCGTTGGAGTATTTGCCGTCGAGTGCCCATACGTGGTATTATTTGGGCAATCTCTATTTCCAGAAACAACCGGCCCGGGCGATGGAATGTTGGGAAAAAGCGGTTGAGATCAAGCCCGATTTTGCCATGGCTCTGCGAAATCTCGGCTGGGGTTGCCGATTCTTCAAGGAGGATTATCCCGCCGCAATTGAGTGGTATCGGAAAGCCATCGATGCCGACCGGGACGGAAATGCCATCTTCCTGGCGGAGTGCGATGAAATCATGGAACTCATCAACGCCCCCTTGAAAGATCGCTACGAACTCTTTGCTGGACGGGAGCGACTCTATGAAAAACGTTATGATTCCGAGACGAAGGCCATTCGGCAGCGGATTCTTCACGGAGAGTACGAAGAGGTGCTTGAACCGCTGCTGACGCGATTCTACAGTCGCCGGGAGCATATTGAAGACCTGCACGATATTTATGTCGATGCCTGTATGCTTTCCGGATTTGCCGCCTGGAGGTCGGGTGATTATCCGAAAGGGCTTGAATATATGTTGATGGCCAACGAATATCCCGCGAATCATGGTTATGCGCATTTGGAATATTATGCGCGGGATGCCCAGGTCTATTACAATATCGGCATGGCCTATGAGAAGGTCGGGGATCCGGACAATGCCCGGAAATACTTTGAAATGGCGGCCCGGGTCGAAGTCAAGGATGCCGATTGCATCTACAACTATGAAAAGGGCCTTGCCATGAAGAAACTCGATCCGCAGGCCGATGTGAACGCGATGTTCCGAGCGATTGTCCGCAACGGAGAAGCCGGTGTGACGGATTATGTACAACGCTTTTTCGAGAGTTTCGGCTATGGCGAGTATCCTCAGGATGTGAATTCGCGGGCCTATTATATGCAGGGAATCGGGTATAAGGCGCTTGGAAAGGATGCTAAAGCCCGGGAATGTTTCCGGAAAGCATTGGACCAGCGTAACGACCATGTTTGGGCCAACTATTATCTTGGGAAAATTCAGTAA
- a CDS encoding IS4-like element ISBf13 family transposase — protein sequence MKTTDFKDLGKVNQILPMMQEHFGKSMNLARIKFMAFMLHALCVVQTVSLHKLAAAMPTSVERDSNLRRIQRFIAKYALNFDLVAQMIYSLLPVKTGLVLSMDRTNWKFGDFNINILMLGVAYKGIAFPLMFSLLPKKGNSNWKERKAIVERFVRLFGSECIDSLVADREFVGKDWIGWLNRNHIRYYIRIRQNFWLVKPSTGERIRAWWLFNSLKVGQERFYYKLFLHKGEYVYLAGSRIKNSDGVPELQILICFKRPEKGVDTYKRRWEIETAFRAMKSSGFNIEDTHLRDTERIARLLAMVCIALVWAYLVGEHKDENVKPIKTLKHGRKAKSLVKYGLEEISNVLFRPIYVPKFDVFKFLSCT from the coding sequence ATGAAGACAACTGACTTTAAGGACTTGGGCAAAGTTAACCAAATCCTTCCGATGATGCAAGAACATTTTGGGAAATCGATGAATCTGGCCCGCATAAAGTTTATGGCTTTCATGCTCCATGCCCTGTGTGTAGTACAGACCGTAAGCCTCCATAAACTCGCGGCGGCAATGCCAACCTCTGTTGAAAGGGACTCCAACCTTCGCCGCATTCAAAGATTCATAGCCAAGTACGCCCTCAACTTTGACCTTGTGGCGCAGATGATATACTCTCTGCTTCCCGTCAAGACAGGGCTGGTGCTGAGCATGGACCGTACAAACTGGAAGTTCGGTGATTTCAACATCAACATCCTCATGCTCGGCGTGGCATACAAGGGGATTGCATTCCCATTGATGTTCAGCCTTCTGCCTAAGAAAGGGAACTCCAATTGGAAGGAACGCAAGGCAATCGTTGAACGATTTGTCCGGCTGTTCGGCTCCGAATGCATCGACTCTCTTGTTGCCGACCGGGAGTTTGTCGGCAAGGATTGGATCGGTTGGCTCAACCGCAATCATATACGATATTATATCCGGATCCGGCAGAATTTCTGGCTTGTCAAGCCTTCCACAGGGGAAAGAATCCGTGCATGGTGGCTCTTCAATTCCCTGAAAGTGGGGCAGGAAAGATTTTATTACAAGCTTTTCCTGCACAAAGGTGAGTACGTTTATCTTGCCGGAAGCCGAATCAAGAACTCCGACGGTGTGCCTGAACTTCAGATCCTCATCTGCTTCAAACGCCCGGAAAAGGGTGTCGACACTTATAAAAGGCGATGGGAGATCGAGACCGCATTCCGGGCTATGAAATCCTCCGGATTCAATATCGAAGACACGCATTTGCGCGACACAGAGCGGATTGCAAGACTTCTGGCAATGGTTTGTATTGCTCTTGTATGGGCGTATCTCGTTGGGGAACATAAAGATGAAAACGTAAAGCCTATAAAGACATTGAAACATGGACGTAAAGCCAAATCTTTAGTAAAGTACGGCTTGGAGGAAATCTCCAACGTGCTTTTTCGACCAATTTATGTCCCGAAATTTGATGTATTCAAATTTTTGTCATGTACTTAG
- a CDS encoding IS256 family transposase, whose product MVLTKEQLSELICKHSERENGLQDLLEILLESMMVSERREYLRENSASGNKCNGFRPGHSYGHGRTLTFRIPRDRYGNFHPRILAILRHQEDECERLAGTLYTKGLTQEQVGEVFQDIYGEHYSKASISRMLDYLREDVSQWLTRSLETYYPIVFIDCVHMKIHRKRSVETEAFYVVLAVREDKRREVLGIFNKPTESALGWGEMLTELQERGVRKIGLVCADGLKGLEDVISAVFPGTPLQRCTTHLKRNLLSCVRNGDKGELAEDLRQVFRTGDRSYTVERAWEQWQALCEKWGQDYRSFRRRAEDPTYKAYFTYLNYEARIQSMIYTTNWIERLQKDFRRVTRMRGAMPSEESVLLLMGKTAMDKKSYLRPVPRIDLDRELFPE is encoded by the coding sequence ATGGTATTGACAAAGGAACAACTTTCCGAATTAATATGCAAACATTCGGAGCGGGAAAATGGCCTTCAAGATCTGTTGGAGATCTTGTTGGAGAGTATGATGGTCTCGGAGCGCCGGGAATATCTCCGGGAAAACTCCGCATCGGGGAATAAATGCAACGGCTTCCGTCCGGGACATAGTTACGGTCATGGCCGTACGCTGACGTTCCGGATACCCCGAGATCGCTACGGGAACTTTCATCCCCGGATTCTGGCGATCCTGCGCCATCAGGAAGATGAATGCGAACGCCTTGCCGGAACACTTTACACGAAAGGTCTTACGCAGGAACAGGTCGGCGAGGTATTCCAGGATATCTATGGCGAGCACTACAGCAAGGCGAGCATTTCGCGAATGCTGGACTACCTCCGAGAAGATGTCTCGCAATGGCTCACGCGCTCTTTGGAGACGTATTACCCGATCGTCTTCATCGATTGCGTACACATGAAGATCCACCGCAAGCGGAGCGTGGAGACCGAAGCTTTCTATGTAGTGCTTGCCGTGCGTGAAGACAAACGGCGTGAAGTGCTGGGGATCTTCAACAAACCCACGGAGAGTGCCCTGGGCTGGGGCGAGATGCTCACAGAGCTGCAGGAACGAGGCGTTCGGAAGATCGGCCTGGTGTGTGCCGACGGGCTGAAGGGTCTGGAGGATGTCATCAGTGCGGTCTTTCCCGGGACGCCGCTGCAACGCTGCACGACGCATCTGAAACGCAATCTGCTGAGCTGCGTGCGCAACGGCGACAAGGGAGAGCTGGCCGAGGATCTGCGGCAGGTCTTCCGTACGGGAGACCGCAGCTATACGGTGGAGAGAGCTTGGGAACAATGGCAGGCGCTCTGTGAGAAATGGGGTCAGGATTATCGCAGTTTTCGACGACGGGCGGAGGATCCGACCTACAAAGCCTACTTCACCTATCTGAATTACGAGGCAAGGATTCAGTCGATGATCTACACGACGAACTGGATCGAGCGTCTGCAGAAAGATTTTCGACGGGTTACACGCATGCGGGGAGCCATGCCCAGCGAGGAGTCGGTACTGCTGCTGATGGGTAAAACGGCCATGGATAAGAAATCCTACCTGAGACCGGTGCCGCGGATCGACTTGGACCGGGAATTATTCCCCGAGTGA
- a CDS encoding helix-turn-helix domain-containing protein, with amino-acid sequence MENQHTDDLSRILRMVEEILEIVHFMKDHRSQLEGDPILDFAEVCQLLRQSERQVRRFREQGLLVGFNIGARRMYLLSEVQEFIRKMRRRGKLESLNQ; translated from the coding sequence ATGGAAAATCAACACACGGATGACCTGTCCCGCATTCTGCGGATGGTCGAAGAGATCCTCGAGATCGTACACTTCATGAAGGATCACCGGAGCCAGCTCGAAGGCGATCCGATCCTCGATTTTGCGGAGGTCTGTCAGTTGCTCCGCCAGAGCGAACGCCAGGTGCGCCGCTTCCGCGAACAGGGGCTGCTTGTCGGCTTCAACATCGGAGCCCGGCGCATGTACCTGCTCTCCGAAGTGCAGGAGTTCATCCGCAAGATGCGCCGCCGCGGAAAACTCGAATCGTTGAATCAATAA
- a CDS encoding transposase: MSKKRKIRCPHCGFLETIKWGTRSGCSRYYCKNCGSYFTDRRDWISDKNKFIWFARWVRGKQRICDLASESGYSERTLKRYFYRLLPQCPLWQIQRREKVNLLIDGTYFSNKICLVVYRDHNIKMTLLYRITRSETLRDLKADLTAIRDVGIQIESVTCDGSPNIIKAVREVCPEAILQRCTVHVAREIETWITRKPQTVAAQELLELVHLLNGVQTHDEAQLWIRAFIDWYRRHEPFINEKTVDELSGRWWFTHKMLHRSVSHIKRAIPDLFSYTRYPNVPKSSNSIESFFGHLKDNLRIHRGLSEQHFKDFVKWYLFLNSNDGIIKKRK; encoded by the coding sequence ATGTCAAAAAAACGAAAAATACGCTGTCCTCATTGTGGCTTTTTAGAGACAATAAAATGGGGTACTCGTAGCGGTTGCAGCCGCTATTATTGTAAGAATTGTGGCAGCTATTTTACGGATCGTCGAGACTGGATTTCCGATAAAAACAAGTTTATATGGTTCGCGCGTTGGGTTCGCGGTAAACAGCGTATTTGTGACCTTGCGAGTGAGAGCGGATACAGCGAACGCACCCTAAAAAGATACTTCTATCGGCTCTTGCCCCAGTGCCCTTTATGGCAGATACAGCGACGCGAGAAGGTAAATCTTCTGATCGACGGCACCTACTTCTCAAATAAGATTTGTCTGGTTGTATATCGGGATCACAACATCAAGATGACCCTCCTCTATCGCATAACCAGGAGTGAAACGCTGCGGGATTTGAAAGCAGACCTAACGGCTATACGCGATGTCGGCATTCAAATTGAGAGTGTCACCTGTGATGGATCTCCCAATATCATAAAAGCGGTGCGGGAAGTGTGTCCGGAGGCGATCTTGCAGCGTTGTACGGTACATGTAGCGCGAGAGATAGAGACGTGGATTACACGCAAACCACAGACCGTAGCGGCACAGGAACTCCTCGAACTGGTGCACTTGTTAAATGGAGTACAAACACATGATGAGGCACAGTTATGGATACGGGCTTTTATTGACTGGTATCGGCGACACGAACCATTTATCAATGAAAAAACCGTAGATGAGCTGTCGGGAAGATGGTGGTTTACGCATAAGATGCTGCATCGAAGTGTCTCGCATATCAAGCGTGCCATACCCGATCTGTTTTCATACACGCGATACCCTAATGTACCTAAATCTTCAAATTCTATTGAGTCGTTCTTCGGTCACTTGAAGGATAATTTAAGAATCCATCGTGGACTCTCGGAACAACATTTTAAGGACTTTGTAAAGTGGTATCTTTTCCTGAACAGCAATGATGGAATTATTAAGAAACGCAAATGA
- a CDS encoding sialidase family protein, with protein MSNSGEESPLRNSLAHLLMNRSLFLPLAAFSLLLSFSMDASEKGDVMPAHDSHAGEERHSVLEPVYEYMQLIPASHLQTDRTAIYPRIKKMADGRYILFCQGGQIASRIYCYTSDDLKNWSKGRLLFEPREIETSKGPDMRCYSTADAVVLANGDLLVVCSFRASAGYKYGIGCGIVLKRSRDHGRTWSDEQVIFEGTNWEPYLLQLPDGRVQCYFTDCHPATRNSGTSVITSADNGHTWENHMRVCRQYKYDDGDVAIFTDQMPCFRLLKDGTTLFGFLEARLEPEGPSGKSVYRMSVVRNRGFDWQPLGEESAGPADRETNVVEGCAGYVSVFPSGETLVSCNIDRIFSLKIGDCEGRRFNGRAWDRDWFQPFAGKGFWGSLEPLDAHRVIGAMHCDAGIQLGVFYLNHRIDAPHVNTLSDGNMLDWKSRHSLFIGGDSPSCAFFRASHDDSFFYLYVDYKACSDDFSIDMKLDALPLTIKASGLTGSREGVKWVEEPLSGPEDQNRHLKIAIPLSLLGIHSGDELRFNATLQDQNVRDTFTFADPSDSDTWMRIRLR; from the coding sequence TTGTCGAATTCCGGAGAGGAATCTCCTCTCCGGAATTCCCTTGCTCATTTGCTTATGAACCGATCTTTGTTTTTGCCGCTGGCGGCTTTTTCCCTTTTGTTGTCCTTTTCGATGGATGCTTCGGAAAAGGGCGACGTGATGCCTGCACATGATTCACATGCCGGGGAGGAACGGCACAGTGTGCTCGAACCCGTTTATGAATACATGCAACTGATTCCGGCCTCGCATCTTCAGACCGATCGGACCGCCATATATCCCCGGATCAAGAAGATGGCGGATGGTCGTTACATCCTCTTTTGTCAGGGAGGTCAGATCGCTTCCCGGATCTATTGCTATACGAGCGATGATCTGAAAAACTGGAGCAAGGGCCGGTTGTTGTTTGAACCCCGGGAAATCGAGACGTCGAAAGGCCCCGACATGCGTTGTTATTCGACGGCCGATGCCGTTGTACTTGCCAACGGCGATTTGTTGGTCGTCTGTTCATTCCGGGCCTCGGCCGGATATAAATACGGCATCGGATGCGGAATTGTCCTGAAGCGCAGCCGGGATCACGGCCGAACCTGGTCCGACGAGCAGGTGATCTTCGAAGGTACCAACTGGGAACCGTATCTGCTGCAGTTGCCGGATGGCCGTGTGCAATGTTATTTTACCGATTGCCACCCGGCTACCCGCAACTCCGGGACATCGGTCATAACCTCTGCGGATAATGGCCATACCTGGGAGAATCATATGCGTGTTTGCCGCCAATACAAATACGACGACGGGGACGTGGCGATTTTTACGGATCAGATGCCCTGCTTCCGGCTCTTGAAGGACGGAACGACGCTTTTCGGATTTCTGGAGGCCCGGCTCGAACCGGAAGGCCCTTCCGGGAAGAGCGTTTATAGGATGTCGGTTGTCCGGAATCGGGGTTTTGACTGGCAGCCGCTTGGCGAGGAGAGTGCCGGACCTGCGGATCGTGAGACGAATGTCGTTGAAGGATGTGCCGGCTATGTGTCGGTTTTCCCGTCGGGCGAAACGCTGGTATCCTGTAATATCGATCGGATTTTCAGTTTGAAGATCGGAGACTGCGAGGGCCGTCGTTTCAACGGGCGGGCCTGGGATCGGGATTGGTTCCAGCCCTTTGCCGGGAAGGGATTTTGGGGAAGTCTGGAGCCTTTGGACGCTCATCGGGTCATTGGTGCGATGCATTGTGATGCCGGGATTCAACTTGGTGTGTTTTACCTTAATCATCGTATTGATGCGCCGCACGTAAATACTTTGTCTGACGGGAATATGCTGGATTGGAAGAGTCGTCACTCGCTGTTTATCGGAGGGGATTCGCCGTCCTGTGCTTTCTTCCGGGCCAGCCACGATGATTCGTTTTTCTATCTGTATGTGGATTACAAGGCGTGTTCGGATGATTTTTCGATCGATATGAAGCTGGATGCGCTTCCGTTGACGATCAAAGCGTCGGGGTTGACCGGTTCGAGAGAGGGCGTCAAATGGGTTGAGGAGCCGCTTTCGGGGCCTGAAGACCAGAACCGACATTTGAAAATAGCGATTCCCTTATCGCTGCTGGGGATTCATTCAGGAGATGAACTCCGGTTCAATGCGACTTTGCAGGATCAGAATGTCCGGGATACTTTTACTTTTGCCGATCCGTCCGATTCGGATACATGGATGAGGATCCGATTGCGATAA